Proteins encoded together in one Candidatus Auribacterota bacterium window:
- a CDS encoding threonine synthase: protein MHHVLGLKCTGCGREFEARGMRYVCDRCGKNLDVVYDYAAIRKRLTRETLAANTDFSVWRYWDLYPLEDHSTIMPLAIGWSPLYRAEALASRLGIKTLFLKDDGRNPSASFKDRASSVAIAKALDLGFNKICGASTGNAASSTACLCASIGLSPIIFVPETAPKAKIAQLLIFGAKVFAVKGSYDDAFDLCLEAAEEYGWYNRNTGYNPYTREGKKSCSFEICEQLNWEVPDLVFVPVGDGNIISGIWKGFRDLQGVGLIHSMPKLVAVQSEKSSAVADAVNGDGVIRPVKATTIADSISVDLPRDGDMAVRAVRESEGMAVTVRDEEILDTIPLLARTCGIFAEPAGATSVAGLKKLIAKGDLSGSERIVCLITGNGLKDVDTAMKIAGRTISIEPDLDSLKKAIGGAGIE from the coding sequence ATGCACCACGTTCTCGGATTGAAGTGCACCGGCTGCGGGCGGGAGTTTGAGGCCCGCGGCATGCGCTACGTGTGCGACCGCTGCGGGAAGAACCTCGATGTCGTGTATGACTACGCCGCCATCCGCAAAAGGCTCACGCGCGAGACCCTGGCGGCGAATACCGATTTCTCAGTCTGGCGCTACTGGGATCTCTATCCCCTGGAAGACCATTCCACGATCATGCCGCTCGCAATCGGGTGGAGCCCCCTCTACCGGGCTGAAGCACTCGCCAGTCGGCTTGGGATCAAGACACTTTTCCTCAAGGATGACGGGAGGAACCCGAGCGCGTCATTTAAGGACAGGGCCAGCTCGGTGGCCATTGCGAAGGCCCTCGATCTCGGCTTCAACAAAATATGCGGCGCCTCGACAGGCAACGCGGCATCGTCAACCGCGTGCCTCTGCGCGAGCATCGGCCTGAGCCCGATCATCTTTGTCCCCGAGACGGCCCCGAAGGCCAAGATCGCCCAGCTCCTCATCTTCGGCGCAAAGGTATTCGCCGTGAAGGGCTCCTACGATGACGCCTTCGATCTATGCCTCGAGGCGGCAGAGGAGTACGGGTGGTACAACCGGAACACCGGCTACAATCCCTACACGCGCGAGGGGAAGAAGAGCTGCTCATTCGAGATATGCGAGCAGTTGAACTGGGAGGTTCCCGATCTCGTATTTGTGCCTGTCGGCGACGGGAACATCATCAGTGGCATATGGAAGGGATTCAGGGACCTGCAGGGTGTGGGACTGATCCATAGCATGCCAAAGCTCGTCGCCGTCCAGTCCGAGAAGAGCAGCGCCGTGGCGGACGCGGTGAATGGCGACGGCGTCATCCGCCCGGTGAAGGCGACGACGATCGCCGACAGCATATCCGTTGACCTCCCGAGGGACGGTGATATGGCGGTGCGCGCGGTGAGGGAATCGGAGGGCATGGCCGTCACGGTGCGCGACGAGGAGATTCTAGACACAATACCGCTGCTCGCCCGGACGTGCGGCATATTTGCCGAGCCCGCGGGCGCGACGAGTGTGGCGGGATTGAAGAAGCTCATCGCCAAGGGGGATTTGTCGGGATCGGAGAGGATCGTATGCCTGATCACGGGGAACGGGCTCAAGGATGTCGATACCGCCATGAAGATCGCCGGCCGGACAATCTCCATCGAGCCCGATCTGGACAGCCTGAAGAAGGCCATCGGCGGTGCCGGCATCGAATAA